The proteins below come from a single Prolixibacter sp. NT017 genomic window:
- a CDS encoding thioredoxin family protein, protein MKLLKTVLFSCIMLIIALRASSQIVEPVKWTFSQTKVSEAEYDLHLTARIDNGWHLYGTELPGGGPVKTSFHFENLENVELSGDIVPDKESINMFDPSFHLQVNYYETEVTFSQRVKLTGGSGSVKGYVEFMSCNDETCTPPMDKEFSFKLKKENTSEVKTTSDDTTIRTGTEQERNYWNIFILAFLGGLAALLTPCVFPMIPMTVSFFTKQSKTKAKGIRNGIWYGISIIIIYVVLGTVVTAIFGAESLNNLSTNPWFNLFFALLLFVFAFSFMGAFEIILPSKWVNTIDRKADKGGLAGIFFMAFALALVSFSCTGPIVGALIVEAALRGGMAPVIGMMGFSLALAVPFALFAAFPGWLNTLPKSGSWLNSVKVVLGFLEFAFAFKFLSIADMVLNLHILEREVFISIWIAVFVGLGLYLWGKIQFPHDSPTTNLPVSRFVLGTIVFAFVIYMIPGLWGAPVKLISGFPPPVDYAESPLGVGKLQVQGVAQSTINIDPEKHIGPHGIPLYEDYDKALDEAVKSGKPLLIDFTGKGCTNCRKMEDNVWVDPEVKKLLLEDYVVVSLFVDLREQLPENEKYISETTGKKIRTVGNKWSDFQISHFHRNTQPYYVILNKEEEQLSDGYSYNPDPRKFAAWLKNGLQKN, encoded by the coding sequence ATGAAGTTATTAAAGACAGTTTTGTTCTCATGTATAATGTTAATTATTGCATTGAGAGCAAGTTCTCAAATAGTAGAACCTGTAAAATGGACTTTTTCACAGACAAAGGTTTCTGAGGCAGAATATGATTTGCATCTGACTGCAAGAATTGACAATGGCTGGCATCTTTATGGCACCGAGTTACCTGGCGGGGGGCCAGTTAAGACATCATTCCATTTTGAGAACCTGGAAAATGTTGAATTGTCGGGTGATATTGTGCCTGACAAAGAATCCATTAACATGTTTGACCCTTCATTTCATCTTCAGGTAAACTATTATGAAACAGAGGTTACCTTCTCTCAGCGGGTAAAATTGACGGGCGGTTCAGGTTCTGTTAAAGGTTATGTTGAGTTTATGAGTTGTAACGATGAGACCTGCACTCCGCCAATGGATAAAGAGTTTTCTTTTAAACTAAAAAAAGAAAATACTTCGGAAGTAAAAACCACGAGCGATGATACAACAATCAGAACAGGCACGGAACAGGAGCGTAATTACTGGAACATTTTTATCCTCGCATTTTTGGGAGGTTTGGCCGCCTTGTTAACCCCGTGTGTTTTCCCAATGATTCCGATGACTGTAAGTTTTTTCACCAAACAAAGTAAAACCAAGGCGAAAGGCATCCGGAACGGAATCTGGTATGGAATCTCCATCATCATTATTTATGTGGTCTTAGGAACTGTTGTTACCGCAATTTTTGGAGCCGAAAGTTTGAACAATCTTTCTACCAATCCGTGGTTTAACCTGTTTTTTGCATTGCTGCTTTTTGTGTTTGCCTTCTCATTCATGGGGGCTTTCGAAATTATTTTACCCAGCAAATGGGTAAATACAATCGATCGTAAAGCCGACAAAGGTGGTTTGGCTGGAATTTTCTTTATGGCTTTTGCACTTGCTCTGGTTTCATTTTCGTGTACCGGTCCCATTGTAGGTGCATTAATAGTTGAGGCAGCACTTCGCGGTGGCATGGCGCCTGTTATTGGCATGATGGGGTTCTCGCTTGCACTGGCCGTCCCATTTGCCTTGTTTGCGGCTTTTCCCGGCTGGTTAAACACCTTACCAAAGTCAGGTAGCTGGCTGAATTCAGTGAAAGTCGTTCTTGGCTTCCTCGAATTTGCTTTTGCGTTTAAATTCCTGTCGATTGCTGATATGGTACTAAATCTTCATATTCTGGAACGCGAAGTTTTCATTTCGATTTGGATTGCCGTTTTTGTTGGACTGGGACTTTACCTCTGGGGAAAAATTCAGTTTCCTCACGATTCACCTACAACCAATCTTCCTGTTTCAAGATTTGTGTTAGGAACAATTGTTTTTGCATTTGTAATTTATATGATCCCGGGTTTGTGGGGGGCGCCGGTAAAACTGATAAGCGGTTTTCCACCTCCGGTTGACTATGCCGAATCGCCGCTTGGAGTTGGCAAGTTGCAGGTTCAGGGAGTAGCACAGTCGACAATAAACATTGACCCGGAAAAACATATTGGCCCTCATGGAATACCTCTTTACGAAGATTATGACAAAGCACTGGATGAAGCAGTAAAATCAGGGAAACCTTTGCTCATCGATTTTACCGGAAAAGGTTGCACAAATTGCCGGAAAATGGAAGATAATGTTTGGGTCGATCCTGAAGTGAAGAAACTGCTTCTTGAAGATTATGTTGTAGTTTCATTGTTCGTTGATTTGAGGGAACAATTACCCGAAAACGAGAAATACATTTCTGAAACAACAGGGAAGAAAATACGAACAGTTGGAAATAAGTGGTCCGATTTCCAGATATCGCATTTTCACCGGAATACTCAGCCGTACTATGTTATTTTAAATAAAGAGGAAGAACAATTGTCTGATGGATATAGTTATAATCCCGATCCACGAAAATTTGCTGCTTGGTTAAAAAACGGACTTCAGAAAAATTGA
- a CDS encoding serine dehydratase subunit alpha family protein encodes MSQTEYSELLELLHQEVVPAIGCTEPVAVALAVSKAKEVIDEKIIRCEVYLSSNIIKNSMGVGIPGTGMIGLPIAIALGVVIGNSEYGLEVLKDLNAEKLEEAKQFVDSKQIFVHLKEDAPDKLYIEACCFGENAQSKAIICGTHTHIAYVEANDTVLLDELSDNDQQQLDTNQVELSFNKIYDFATTAPLEDLEFIQQAAVLNKLAADESSNGIFGHSVARVIQSKSYLNIMGDSVYNKLVAVTAAACDVRMAGAMVPVMSNSGSGNQGITATLPVVVFAEEMDKPKDQLIRALTLSHLMVIYIKRGLGRLSGLCGVTVAGIGAACGITYLMGGNREQVAFSIKNMIGNIAGVICDGAKPSCALKVSNAASSATFSAMMAMDNKVVSSLEGIADEDVDKTINNLSAIGSEGMTETDKMVLNIMLNKK; translated from the coding sequence ATGTCACAAACAGAATATTCAGAATTGTTAGAGCTACTGCATCAAGAGGTCGTGCCGGCCATTGGTTGTACTGAACCTGTAGCAGTAGCATTGGCTGTATCAAAAGCGAAAGAGGTTATCGATGAAAAAATTATTCGGTGCGAGGTTTATTTAAGCTCGAACATCATAAAAAATTCAATGGGAGTTGGCATTCCGGGTACTGGTATGATTGGACTGCCAATTGCAATCGCATTAGGTGTTGTTATTGGTAATTCGGAATATGGGCTTGAAGTATTAAAAGATTTGAATGCCGAGAAACTGGAAGAAGCCAAACAATTCGTTGACAGTAAACAAATCTTTGTCCACCTGAAAGAAGATGCTCCTGATAAATTATATATCGAAGCTTGTTGTTTTGGAGAGAATGCTCAATCCAAAGCAATTATTTGTGGTACGCACACCCATATTGCCTACGTCGAAGCAAATGACACTGTTCTTCTCGATGAATTGTCAGATAATGATCAACAACAGTTGGATACAAATCAGGTGGAGTTGAGCTTCAACAAGATTTATGATTTTGCGACAACAGCTCCTTTGGAAGATTTGGAATTTATACAGCAGGCTGCTGTATTGAATAAATTGGCCGCTGATGAATCCTCAAACGGCATTTTCGGACATTCTGTTGCACGGGTTATTCAGAGTAAATCGTACTTGAACATCATGGGCGACAGCGTTTACAATAAACTGGTGGCGGTAACAGCAGCCGCATGCGATGTTCGGATGGCGGGGGCTATGGTTCCGGTAATGAGTAATTCGGGAAGCGGAAACCAGGGAATTACAGCTACGTTGCCAGTTGTTGTGTTTGCCGAGGAGATGGATAAGCCCAAAGATCAGCTCATCCGGGCCCTGACGTTAAGTCATCTGATGGTTATTTATATCAAACGTGGCTTGGGTCGGTTATCCGGACTTTGCGGAGTGACAGTAGCTGGAATTGGTGCAGCATGTGGTATAACTTATTTAATGGGTGGAAATAGAGAACAGGTCGCTTTTTCAATTAAAAACATGATTGGCAATATTGCCGGCGTCATTTGTGATGGAGCTAAACCAAGCTGTGCGCTTAAAGTTTCGAACGCTGCATCATCAGCGACTTTTTCGGCCATGATGGCTATGGATAACAAGGTCGTCAGTTCACTGGAAGGAATTGCTGATGAGGACGTCGATAAAACGATAAATAACCTTAGTGCAATTGGTTCTGAAGGTATGACGGAAACCGACAAGATGGTACTCAATATTATGCTCAACAAAAAATAG
- a CDS encoding TlpA disulfide reductase family protein codes for MKNSFIKVWCIVLIAFLASCQQSNTGYKLSGELTGADNGTKIALVPFAMYDAKAEAETTIENGKFSFEGEVPEPREYYLVLGNKEDYYRIMIENTSIKIKGKVVKHPGKEGAPETSAFSEMEVSGSKSNDYLYSQLDVRNELDSMYNAIHKDFADVQALVAKASRARNKALMDSITSLPRYAEFAKADKNFINTVEKRYNEVFDANKETSWGPLLMLNLYSYLTPDARPTFENMSKEARESYYGKMVAEDLYPANRTGEKVPGFTTIDINGNQVSLNDLIKDKKVILIDFWASWCAPCRKELPNVKANYEKYAPKGFEVLSFSIDKDPKAWKKAVAEENLKWPNFNDLNISTLYKVKAVPTIYLIDNQGRLIAEDIRGEKLGKKLEELLGD; via the coding sequence ATGAAAAATTCATTTATAAAGGTCTGGTGTATTGTATTGATCGCGTTCCTCGCATCATGTCAACAATCGAATACTGGTTATAAACTCAGTGGTGAGCTAACAGGTGCAGATAATGGTACAAAAATAGCTTTAGTCCCTTTTGCCATGTATGATGCAAAGGCTGAAGCAGAAACCACTATTGAAAATGGTAAATTTAGTTTTGAAGGCGAAGTTCCTGAACCACGTGAATACTACTTAGTATTGGGAAATAAAGAAGATTATTACCGGATAATGATTGAGAATACCTCAATAAAAATAAAAGGCAAGGTAGTAAAACACCCCGGAAAGGAAGGAGCTCCTGAAACTTCAGCCTTTAGTGAAATGGAGGTTTCAGGATCAAAAAGCAACGATTATTTGTACAGCCAGCTTGACGTAAGAAATGAGTTGGATAGCATGTATAACGCTATACATAAAGACTTTGCAGATGTTCAGGCACTTGTAGCTAAAGCTAGTAGAGCCAGAAATAAGGCTCTGATGGATTCAATTACGTCTCTTCCCCGGTATGCAGAGTTTGCTAAAGCTGATAAAAATTTCATAAATACGGTTGAAAAACGATATAACGAAGTGTTTGATGCCAACAAAGAGACTTCCTGGGGACCACTGCTGATGTTGAACCTGTATTCCTATCTTACTCCTGATGCACGTCCGACTTTCGAAAACATGTCAAAAGAGGCCCGGGAGAGCTACTATGGCAAAATGGTTGCTGAAGATTTGTATCCGGCCAACCGCACAGGTGAAAAAGTTCCTGGCTTTACGACCATCGATATCAATGGCAATCAAGTGAGTTTGAATGACCTCATTAAAGACAAAAAAGTAATCCTGATCGACTTTTGGGCATCTTGGTGTGCGCCTTGCCGCAAAGAGCTTCCGAACGTAAAAGCCAACTACGAAAAGTATGCTCCAAAAGGATTTGAAGTACTCAGCTTTTCAATCGATAAAGACCCGAAAGCGTGGAAAAAGGCAGTGGCAGAAGAAAACCTGAAGTGGCCCAACTTCAATGATCTTAATATTTCTACACTTTATAAAGTAAAAGCCGTCCCCACGATTTATTTGATTGACAACCAGGGACGTCTGATTGCTGAGGATATCCGCGGAGAAAAACTGGGCAAAAAATTGGAAGAACTCCTTGGAGACTAG
- a CDS encoding RagB/SusD family nutrient uptake outer membrane protein, which produces MIKIFHKITLLSALLLTLGFTACDDYLGVIPKGEKIPETLADFEAMIRYEYGNHRVDVTQALILLNDQWVSSSSWSYYPLYKANYFWDEAADRVALNNSDETTYYASYSAINSFNLIISNALTSTEATEIEKQEVWAQAKVLRAMTYFNLANYYADTYDAATASNKLSVPLITSADVNAPYTQVSIQEMYDFILKDMEEALPYLPKVAATALHPNLGTAYAFYARVYLQMNNYNKALEFANKALGENDELYDWTTYYEENKDQITNPESYIRTASPMGYDYVENYSFRHGSTYYSSSEKSLTTERAATFEQGDARFLSRWKLRTVGTDTYYYGTLQGYFNYGGITTVEVYLIKAECLARAGDIEGAMAALNTVRKTRILPEYYADLTATSEAEAMANIIQTKRNELILTLIPFCDIRRLNQEGTYTTTLSKVVDGETLTLSPDSHMWTMPFPQGAIDNPGNGSIVQNVEK; this is translated from the coding sequence ATGATAAAGATATTTCATAAAATAACCTTGCTGAGCGCTTTGCTCCTAACTTTAGGATTCACAGCATGTGACGACTATTTAGGAGTAATCCCTAAGGGAGAAAAAATTCCTGAAACCTTGGCCGACTTTGAAGCGATGATTCGTTATGAATACGGGAATCATCGGGTTGATGTAACTCAAGCTCTAATCCTGTTGAACGACCAGTGGGTATCTTCTTCTTCCTGGTCTTACTATCCGCTGTATAAAGCAAATTATTTTTGGGACGAAGCAGCTGACCGTGTTGCCTTAAACAACTCAGATGAAACAACTTATTATGCTAGTTACTCAGCTATTAATTCATTCAACTTAATCATTTCAAATGCATTAACTTCAACCGAAGCGACGGAAATTGAGAAACAAGAGGTTTGGGCCCAGGCAAAGGTTCTTCGTGCTATGACCTATTTCAATTTGGCAAATTATTATGCTGACACTTATGATGCGGCAACCGCATCCAATAAATTATCGGTACCATTGATCACCAGTGCTGATGTCAATGCCCCTTATACCCAGGTGTCGATCCAGGAGATGTACGATTTTATCCTGAAAGATATGGAGGAAGCACTTCCTTACCTGCCCAAAGTAGCCGCTACTGCTTTACACCCGAACCTCGGTACTGCTTACGCATTTTATGCCCGGGTGTATTTGCAAATGAATAATTACAACAAAGCATTGGAATTTGCCAATAAAGCGCTAGGCGAGAACGATGAACTTTACGACTGGACAACTTATTATGAGGAAAATAAGGATCAGATTACAAATCCTGAATCATATATTCGCACTGCATCACCGATGGGGTACGATTATGTCGAAAACTATTCTTTTCGTCATGGGAGCACGTACTATTCCTCTTCAGAAAAATCACTTACAACCGAGCGTGCAGCCACGTTTGAACAAGGTGATGCACGTTTTCTTTCACGCTGGAAATTGCGTACAGTTGGGACCGATACCTACTATTACGGAACTTTGCAGGGATACTTCAACTATGGCGGAATTACTACTGTCGAGGTCTATCTGATCAAAGCCGAATGCCTGGCCCGAGCCGGCGATATCGAGGGGGCAATGGCTGCGTTGAACACAGTCCGGAAAACCCGTATTTTGCCGGAATATTATGCCGACCTAACGGCCACAAGTGAGGCAGAAGCGATGGCAAATATCATTCAAACAAAACGGAATGAATTAATTCTCACACTCATCCCCTTTTGTGATATCCGACGTTTGAACCAAGAAGGGACTTATACCACAACACTGTCGAAAGTGGTTGATGGAGAAACCTTGACTTTGTCGCCCGATTCTCACATGTGGACTATGCCTTTTCCCCAGGGAGCGATTGACAATCCCGGAAATGGGAGTATTGTTCAAAATGTGGAAAAATAA
- a CDS encoding SusC/RagA family TonB-linked outer membrane protein: MKLTAIMTLLFSVTTMASVYSQSTKLSVEVHNTTLAEVFEKLSAQSDFQFIYNDEEVAVVKNITANFKNLTVEQILDKVLKNYDLSYKIVNNVVVITPAPGKNKSNNNSEPDEQKRIKFSGNVRDIEGNPIPFAAVVIKNTNMGTATNEMGRFEFEAKEGDYSTLVVSSVGYLKKEIAIGNKTNFDVVLMRDVAGLDEVMVTGYQTISRERATGSFVKLKSDEIEQKRLSNLGTVLEGEIAGYNNGLIRGVTSMQGLTTPLYVIDGFPVENTRYTSNGTLVENLPNLNLEDIESITVLKDAAATSIYGARAANGVVVIMTRKAKKGKTNVSFSSSLTISPYHYYTTTLTDASDIVELEKEWAAGNPQLQATDGSAASYAQSLLSNAVFTSRGMQSILNYYAGNQSQAEMNSQLNAFKGMGYQYYKDVEKYAKRNRFFQQYNVSLGKATEQNNFMASVTYKNNKYEDIYSNDESVGIDLRNTTEVTKWLTVDFGHYFNYRNGKTQTYDPLNPGFVYQPYNRLVNDSGNPFVSTAESRLSESTIDAINTYGLYNMDIKPLDELGMNLRKSKNFSNRSYAKLNIKLTDWLKYTAMFQYEYGVDRTNQLKNKESYAVRNLVNQMASLNSGTLVYNLPYGDIYNEVQQYSNAYNFRQQLDFNKTFANKHDLTVIAGTETRNSKLEYRGNTLYNYDPEILSFTPVDQNTLTSLTGSILGGTNMNYSDFAVIRELVNRFVSIYGNAGYTYDGKYTATGSLRWDRSNLWGTDNKYQNKPTWSVGAAWNIFKENFFHVSSVDMLKLRFSYGIGGNIAKNSAPYMTASYFPSSTVGGIYGYVRSRPNPQLSWEKTATTNIGVDFAVMKQRLSGTIEFYNKKGSDLLANTQGVPTEGWGYSTYTINNGEMQNRGVEVTLNGEIIRTRDFGWNATIRYGYNKNKVTYVNVEAPVYFLQLDYPSEFPRIGTPYNSIYGYEWAGLSETGLPQVYDSEGNAVTNQPSDLESIKNLGTTVPKHSGSFSTSFRYKNFDLSALFIYQLGHKIRNTYLPMLNNSYSSAAGGYITNISVGNNRINERWQQPGDELTTDVPRTVFEYDSDFSYALYSIYSYSSVNILDASNVRLSNVSLAYHIPESLLTKLKLQSVRLNFNVENVFTLAKSKDAKYMLGGYSSPNYVLGVNVNF; this comes from the coding sequence ATGAAGTTAACAGCAATTATGACGCTACTTTTCTCCGTTACCACTATGGCATCGGTGTATTCGCAGAGTACAAAATTGTCTGTAGAAGTGCATAATACCACACTTGCAGAAGTATTTGAGAAGCTCAGCGCTCAAAGCGATTTCCAATTTATCTATAATGATGAAGAAGTGGCAGTCGTGAAGAATATTACCGCAAATTTTAAAAACCTTACCGTTGAACAAATTCTGGATAAAGTTTTAAAAAACTACGACCTAAGCTACAAAATTGTCAATAATGTAGTGGTTATTACACCTGCTCCCGGGAAAAACAAATCAAACAATAACAGTGAACCGGATGAGCAGAAAAGAATTAAATTTTCGGGTAATGTAAGGGATATCGAGGGCAACCCCATTCCTTTTGCGGCGGTGGTAATCAAAAATACGAATATGGGTACGGCCACTAACGAAATGGGTAGATTTGAATTTGAGGCCAAAGAAGGTGATTACTCAACATTGGTTGTGTCAAGCGTTGGATATCTGAAAAAAGAAATTGCAATCGGTAATAAAACCAATTTCGATGTGGTTTTAATGCGGGATGTAGCTGGTTTAGATGAGGTTATGGTAACTGGTTACCAGACAATATCGAGAGAACGTGCAACAGGTTCCTTTGTCAAACTGAAAAGCGACGAAATCGAACAAAAACGTTTAAGCAATCTGGGCACGGTGTTGGAAGGAGAGATTGCCGGATATAATAATGGACTGATCAGGGGAGTAACTTCAATGCAAGGACTGACAACCCCTTTGTACGTGATTGATGGTTTTCCTGTTGAAAATACGCGTTACACATCGAATGGAACTTTGGTTGAAAACCTTCCTAATCTAAACCTGGAAGATATTGAAAGCATAACAGTACTTAAAGATGCCGCCGCAACTTCAATTTATGGTGCCCGTGCGGCTAATGGAGTGGTTGTAATTATGACCAGGAAAGCAAAAAAAGGAAAAACGAATGTGAGTTTTTCTTCGAGCCTTACTATATCTCCTTATCATTACTATACCACAACCCTCACAGATGCCAGCGATATAGTTGAGCTTGAAAAAGAATGGGCGGCAGGCAATCCGCAGTTGCAGGCCACTGATGGAAGTGCCGCGTCTTATGCCCAATCGCTACTTTCCAATGCTGTATTTACAAGTCGGGGCATGCAATCAATTTTGAATTATTATGCTGGAAACCAATCCCAGGCTGAAATGAACAGTCAGCTCAATGCTTTTAAAGGCATGGGCTACCAGTATTATAAGGATGTTGAAAAATATGCCAAACGAAACAGATTCTTCCAACAATACAACGTTAGCCTGGGTAAGGCTACGGAACAGAATAATTTCATGGCATCGGTAACCTATAAGAACAACAAGTACGAGGATATCTATTCGAATGATGAATCCGTCGGTATTGATTTACGGAACACCACCGAGGTTACGAAATGGTTGACGGTAGATTTTGGGCATTATTTTAATTATCGAAACGGCAAAACTCAAACCTACGACCCACTGAATCCGGGTTTTGTTTATCAACCATATAATCGTTTGGTTAACGATTCCGGCAATCCTTTTGTCTCGACTGCTGAATCCCGTTTGAGCGAATCAACGATTGATGCCATTAACACATATGGTTTGTACAATATGGATATTAAACCGTTGGATGAATTGGGAATGAATTTGCGGAAAAGTAAAAATTTCTCCAACCGCAGTTATGCAAAATTGAATATCAAGCTTACCGATTGGTTAAAGTATACTGCCATGTTTCAGTACGAGTACGGGGTTGATCGGACGAACCAGCTGAAGAATAAAGAGTCGTACGCTGTTCGAAACCTGGTTAATCAAATGGCATCTTTAAATTCCGGGACATTAGTTTACAATCTGCCTTACGGGGATATTTACAACGAAGTTCAGCAGTACTCCAATGCCTACAATTTCAGGCAACAGTTGGACTTCAACAAAACTTTCGCAAACAAACACGATTTGACGGTGATCGCTGGAACAGAAACCAGAAATTCGAAACTGGAATATCGGGGCAATACCTTGTATAATTATGATCCGGAAATTTTGAGTTTCACTCCGGTTGACCAAAATACGCTGACTAGTTTGACTGGTTCAATTTTAGGGGGGACTAACATGAATTACAGCGATTTTGCCGTAATACGCGAATTGGTAAATCGATTTGTTTCCATTTACGGAAATGCCGGATATACTTATGACGGGAAATATACAGCAACCGGTAGTTTGCGTTGGGACCGTTCGAATCTGTGGGGTACCGACAACAAATATCAAAATAAGCCAACCTGGTCGGTTGGAGCTGCCTGGAATATTTTTAAGGAAAATTTCTTTCATGTTTCCTCTGTCGATATGCTAAAGCTGCGTTTTTCGTATGGAATTGGTGGCAATATTGCCAAAAATTCCGCGCCTTACATGACTGCAAGCTATTTTCCCAGCTCAACAGTAGGGGGCATATATGGTTATGTAAGAAGTCGTCCGAATCCGCAGTTGTCTTGGGAAAAAACTGCTACAACAAATATCGGAGTTGATTTTGCAGTAATGAAACAGCGACTTTCGGGGACGATTGAATTCTATAACAAAAAAGGTTCCGATTTACTAGCGAATACCCAGGGCGTTCCAACCGAAGGTTGGGGATATTCAACCTACACCATTAATAATGGTGAAATGCAAAATCGAGGGGTTGAGGTTACGCTTAACGGGGAAATCATTCGGACCCGAGATTTTGGATGGAACGCAACGATTCGATATGGTTATAATAAGAACAAAGTTACTTATGTGAATGTAGAAGCCCCTGTTTATTTCCTCCAACTGGATTATCCAAGTGAGTTCCCAAGAATCGGAACGCCATATAATTCAATTTACGGATATGAGTGGGCAGGTTTGAGCGAAACCGGGCTGCCACAGGTTTATGATAGTGAAGGCAACGCAGTTACGAATCAACCTTCCGATTTGGAGTCGATTAAAAATTTGGGAACCACTGTACCAAAGCACAGCGGGTCGTTTAGCACATCGTTTCGCTACAAGAATTTCGATTTATCGGCATTGTTCATTTATCAGTTGGGGCACAAAATCCGCAACACCTACTTGCCAATGTTGAATAATAGTTACAGCAGTGCAGCCGGTGGATACATTACCAATATTTCTGTTGGGAATAATCGGATTAATGAACGTTGGCAGCAACCTGGCGATGAGTTGACAACCGATGTTCCACGCACCGTTTTCGAATATGATAGCGATTTTAGCTATGCATTGTACTCCATCTATTCGTATTCCAGTGTGAATATTTTGGATGCGTCAAACGTTCGTTTGAGCAATGTTTCACTAGCATACCATATTCCGGAAAGCTTACTGACAAAATTGAAATTACAGAGTGTTCGTCTGAATTTCAATGTGGAAAATGTATTCACGCTCGCGAAAAGTAAGGATGCCAAATATATGCTTGGTGGATACAGTTCGCCAAATTACGTGTTGGGTGTCAACGTAAATTTTTAA
- a CDS encoding FecR family protein: protein MVRPDSNIYLLITKYSEGDIAEEEYHVLKAWMEEDADNKKIFSEYLIFLKNARRVRFSDRVDNEIAWGVIQSQLRKRKSFNIKLYLRYAAVFLMMVTLTVSYLKLNQKNAMESKIADNSSIQPGKPKAILELGDGRIVNLEEIGDSAAILAAGTKIQKRDEVVDYRNAKPETEMMNTIRIPRGGEYHLVLSDGTRVWLNSDSELTFPMRFSGKTREISLKGEAYLEVAKNKNFPFVVDVKGISVTVLGTSFNIKAYDKIETTLVEGKVSIHTDASQDVVLTPNEQGVVSEDHSKVIVKHVDTRLFTAWKDGVFAFRSMTLEEIMRTFERWYDVKVTFESDDLRNRRFTGNLKRYEDITPHLDMIGMTTDVDFKISGNKIVVVKKK, encoded by the coding sequence ATGGTTCGACCAGATTCAAATATTTATCTGTTGATAACTAAATACAGCGAGGGAGACATTGCTGAAGAGGAATACCATGTTTTGAAAGCATGGATGGAAGAAGATGCTGACAATAAGAAAATCTTTTCAGAATACCTGATTTTCCTTAAAAATGCACGAAGAGTCCGTTTTTCTGACAGAGTTGATAACGAAATAGCATGGGGAGTCATTCAATCTCAACTCAGGAAACGAAAATCATTCAACATAAAATTATATCTTAGGTACGCAGCTGTGTTTCTGATGATGGTTACACTAACCGTTTCCTACCTGAAGCTGAATCAAAAGAATGCAATGGAATCAAAGATTGCCGATAATTCCTCGATACAGCCAGGAAAACCAAAGGCGATACTCGAATTGGGAGATGGTCGCATTGTTAATCTGGAAGAAATTGGCGATTCTGCAGCCATACTGGCTGCGGGAACTAAAATTCAGAAAAGGGATGAAGTTGTCGATTACCGCAATGCAAAACCTGAAACTGAAATGATGAATACGATTCGTATCCCGAGAGGTGGTGAATATCATTTAGTTTTATCAGATGGAACAAGGGTTTGGCTTAATTCTGATTCAGAGCTTACTTTTCCGATGCGATTTTCGGGTAAAACACGCGAGATTTCATTAAAGGGAGAAGCATACCTGGAGGTCGCGAAAAATAAAAATTTTCCTTTTGTGGTTGATGTAAAGGGGATCTCGGTGACAGTCCTTGGCACTTCTTTTAACATAAAAGCGTATGACAAAATTGAAACGACTTTAGTTGAAGGAAAGGTCAGTATCCATACCGATGCCTCACAAGATGTTGTTCTGACGCCCAACGAGCAGGGAGTGGTGTCTGAAGATCACTCCAAGGTAATAGTTAAGCATGTGGACACCAGGCTTTTCACTGCATGGAAAGATGGGGTATTTGCATTCAGGAGCATGACACTTGAGGAAATAATGAGAACCTTTGAACGCTGGTACGATGTGAAAGTCACCTTCGAATCAGACGATTTGCGAAATCGCCGTTTTACCGGAAACCTAAAGCGATATGAAGACATCACGCCTCATCTTGACATGATTGGTATGACAACTGATGTCGACTTTAAGATTTCAGGTAATAAAATAGTAGTCGTTAAGAAGAAATAA